The proteins below come from a single Triticum aestivum cultivar Chinese Spring chromosome 5D, IWGSC CS RefSeq v2.1, whole genome shotgun sequence genomic window:
- the LOC123125257 gene encoding uncharacterized protein, with translation MSQVPQIGWFCSLVAATLAVGVMGQPPSPSNWFWETPPSWDGTPPQPEVPSYANGQLSPANYNKPNRIFICDDDWGKTCVAQCPDLCPKSCEMSCSYCETSCRCANYPGTSCGDPSFTGGDGVTFYFHGRKDQDFCIVSDADLHINARFIGNHNPVNERTFTWIQSLGVSFGDHRLFVGARRAIEWDEEEDHIEITFDGEPINIDTSNNARWVSRTLAGLSVKRTDAVNSVKVDLAGVFSISASAVPITDEDSKIHSYGKTMKDSLVHLDLRFKFHSLTDVVDGVLGQTYRLDYVNKMNVTAKMPIMGGAPKYLSSGLFSTDCAVSKFHRSGGANHVRALAA, from the exons ATGTCTCAGGTACCGCAGATTGGGTGGTTCTGCAGCTTGGTGGCGGCGACGCTCGCGGTCGGCGTCATGGGTCAGCCACCTTCCCCTTCCAACTGGTTCTGGGAAACTCCACCTTCGTGGGACGGGACGCCTCCCCAGCCCGAGGTCCCGTCCTACGCCAACGGCCAGCTCTCTCCGGCCAACTACAACAAGCCCAACCGCATCTTCATCTGCGACGACGACTGGGGCAAGACCTGCGTGGCGCAGTGCCCGGACCTCTGCCCCAAGTCCTGCGAGATGTCATGCAGCTACTGCGAGACCTCCTGCA GGTGTGCGAACTACCCCGGCACCTCGTGCGGCGACCCTAGCTTCACCGGCGGCGACGGCGTCACCTTCTACTTCCACGGCAGGAAAGACCAGGACTTCTGCATCGTCTCCGACGCCGACCTCCACATCAACGCGCGCTTCATCGGCAACCACAACCCTGTCAACGAGCGCACCTTCACGTGGATACAGTCCCTCGGCGTGAGCTTCGGCGATCACCGCCTCTTCGTCGGCGCTCGCAGGGCCATCGAGTGGGACGAGGAAGAGGACCACATCGAGATCACCTTCGACGGTGAACCCATCAACATAGACACCTCCAACAATGCACGGTGGGTCTCCAGGACCCTAGCTGGTCTATCCGTGAAGCGCACGGACGCTGTCAACTCTGTCAAGGTGGATCTCGCGGGCGTGTTCAGCATCTCGGCCAGCGCGGTGCCCATCACCGACGAGGACTCCAAGATCCACAGCTATGGCAAGACCATGAAGGACAGCCTGGTGCACCTTGACCTCCGCTTCAAGTTTCATTCCCTCACAGACGTCGTCGACGGTGTCCTTGGCCAGACCTACCGGCTGGACTATGTCAACAAGATGAATGTCACTGCTAAGATGCCCATCATGGGCGGCGCTCCAAAGTATCTCTCCTCGGGGCTCTTCTCGACGGACTGTGCTGTCTCCAAGTTCCACCGTAGCGGTGGCGCCAACCATGTTCGTGCCTTGGCAGCATAA
- the LOC123125255 gene encoding vegetative cell wall protein gp1-like yields MAISKLIALFFAFAAVAATLPPSEARVQGFTTTTGNQEETDPSSKAAAQAGGAPGFSLPLPQIPGLPPLFGGFPFPPLPQIPGLPPLFGPLPGAPGAPPSPGIPHFPPSAGSAAAPAPPPPAECLTPLMQMAPCVDYLTNITVVAPPSTCCDGLKSVISGAPICLCHGMNGGMSKLFPRPIDPIRMLILPLRCGAMLPLGTLLTCSTQTLPPLAPPSSTPAPPASPVSPAPASSPVSTPTEASP; encoded by the exons ATGGCGATCTCCAAGCTCATCGCATTGTTCTTCGCTTTCGCGGCCGTGGCGGCGACGCTGCCGCCGTCCGAAGCGAGGGTCCAGGGGTTCACGACCACAACCGGGAACCAAGAAGAAACAGACCCTTCGTCCAAGGCCGCCGCCCAGGCCGGAGGCGCCCCCGGCTTCTCCCTGCCGTTGCCTCAGATCCCCGGCCTTCCGCCATTGTTCGGCGGCTTCCCCTTCCCGCCGCTGCCTCAGATCCCCGGCCTTCCACCGTTGTTCGGGCCGCTCCCCGGCGCGCCAGGCGCTCCACCATCTCCCGGCATCCCACACTTTCCGCCCAGCGCTGGCTCTGCTGCCGCCcctgcgccgccaccgcccgcagaGTGCCTGACGCCGTTGATGCAGATGGCGCCGTGCGTGGACTACCTCACCAACATCACCGTCGTCGCGCCCCCGTCCACGTGCTGCGACGGCCTCAAGTCGGTCATCAGCGGCGCGCCCATCTGCCTCTGCCACGGCATGAACGGCGGCATGAGCAAGCTCTTCCCCAGGCCCATCGATCCGATCCGGATGCTCATCCTGCCGCTCAGGTGCGGCGCCATGCTGCCACTAGGGACGCTTCTCACGTGCTCCA CTCAAACCCTACCGCCGCTGGCTCCTCCTAGTTCCACTCCAGCGCCCCCTGCTTCTCCCGTGTCTCCGGCGCCTGCTAGTTCGCCCGTGTCAACACCTACAG AGGCATCCCCATAA
- the LOC123125256 gene encoding uncharacterized protein yields MARALVGWCCFLVAALALGVTGQRPPYTPPPSRRTPPPQSQVPSYANGQPFSVDYNKPNRIFTCEDEWGQTCVTQCSDHCPKSCTWSCSYCETSCRCVEFPGTSCGDPSFTGGDGVTYYFHGRKDQDFCIVSDVDLHINAHFIGNHNPVNKRNFTWIQAIGVTFGDHRLYVGARKAVVWEEDEDHIEITFNGEPINIDTANNAQWVSKAQSGLSVQRTDVVNSIKVDLANVFSISASAVPITDEDSKIHSYGKTAKDSLVHLDLRFKFHSLSDVVDGVLGQTYRSDYVNKMNVTAKMPIMGGAPKYFSSGLFSADCAVSKFRHIGGVHALAA; encoded by the exons ATGGCTCGGGCACTGGTAGGCTGGTGCTGCTTCCTGGTGGCGGCACTTGCGCTAGGCGTCACGGGCCAGCGTCCCCCCTACACCCCTCCTCCTTCCCGCCGCACCCCGCCTCCGCAGTCCCAGGTCCCCTCCTACGCCAACGGCCAGCCCTTCAGCGTCGACTACAACAAGCCCAACCGCATCTTCACCTGCGAAGACGAGTGGGGCCAGACCTGCGTCACGCAATGCTCGGACCACTGCCCCAAGTCCTGCACCTGGTCATGCAGCTACTGCGAGACCTCCTGCA GGTGTGTGGAGTTTCCGGGCACTTCGTGTGGCGACCCTAGCTTCACTGGCGGCGACGGTGTCACCTACTACTTCCACGGCAGGAAGGACCAGGATTTCTGCATCGTCTCCGACGTGGATCTCCACATCAACGCGCACTTTATCGGCAACCACAACCCCGTGAATAAGAGGAACTTCACATGGATACAAGCCATCGGTGTCACCTTCGGCGACCACCGCCTCTATGTAGGCGCTCGTAAGGCCGTCGtgtgggaggaggacgaggaccaCATCGAGATCACCTTCAACGGGGAGCCCATCAATATAGACACCGCCAACAATGCCCAGTGGGTGTCCAAGGCCCAATCCGGTCTATCCGTGCAACGCACAGACGTCGTCAACTCCATCAAGGTGGATCTCGCCAATGTGTTCAGCATCTCGGCCAGCGCCGTGCCGATCACGGACGAGGACTCTAAGATCCACAGCTATGGCAAGACCGCGAAGGACAGTCTCGTCCACCTTGACCTTCGCTTCAAGTTCCATTCCCTCAGTGACGTTGTCGATGGCGTGCTTGGCCAAACCTATCGGTCCGACTACGTCAATAAGATGAATGTCACTGCCAAGATGCCCATCATGGGTGGCGCGCCAAAGTACTTCTCGTCGGGCCTCTTCTCCGCAGATTGTGCCGTCTCCAAGTTTCGGCACATTGGTGGTGTCCATGCCTTGGCTGCGTAA
- the LOC123125259 gene encoding putative cyclin-F1-1, which translates to MLLQPMYYPRQADGPAVHPLSTAVGFKKNLGQNCVDPYEPDVDADLRAKERDAREHPDADYMSKMQQGHISPSMRAELVLWMDAFARHLGGLPEGTLCRAVVYLDRVLSVRPVPAHDEALQLVAAAAVSLGAKYEQSSSGRKLDAEVVEAFLGTTVHAVEEMEWELVMDLGCVMDGPTAYTFVDHFTRFFEREDEFLVRSLALRLVNLTLAFFGFVGRILPSAVAASALFLARQILGVQLRHDLEEVTGYKAKDLMGCICALVELLPRKKTLICKSVDGVRMYHEQ; encoded by the coding sequence ATGCTGCTCCAGCCGATGTACTACCCGCGGCAAGCCGACGGCCCGGCCGTTCATCCCTTGTCTACCGCCGTCGGCTTCAAGAAAAACCTAGGGCAGAACTGCGTGGATCCTTACGAGCCCGACGTCGACGCGGACCTCCGGGCCAAGGAGAGAGACGCCAGGGAGCACCCTGACGCGGACTACATGTCCAAGATGCAGCAGGGCCACATCAGCCCGTCCATGCGCGCCGAGCTCGTGCTCTGGATGGACGCCTTCGCCCGCCACCTCGGCGGCCTCCCGGAGGGCACGCTATGCCGCGCCGTCGTCTACCTCGACCGCGTCCTGTCCGTGCGTCCCGTGCCGGCCCACGACGAGGCGCTTCAACttgtggccgccgccgccgtctccctcggcGCCAAGTATGAGCAGTCATCCAGCGGGCGGAAGCTCGACGCCGAAGTCGTCGAGGCGTTCCTCGGGACCACCGTGCACGCGGTGGAGGAGATGGAGTGGGAGCTCGTCATGGATCTCGGCTGCGTTATGGACGGCCCGACCGCGTACACCTTCGTCGACCACTTCACGAGGTTCTTCGAGCGAGAAGACGAGTTCTTGGTGAGGTCCCTGGCGCTTCGGTTGGTCAACCTGACGTTGGCGTTCTTCGGGTTCGTTGGGCGGATCCTGCCGTCCGCCGTGGCTGCATCGGCGCTGTTCCTCGCCAGGCAGATCCTCGGCGTGCAGTTGAGGCACGATCTGGAGGAGGTGACGGGGTACAAGGCGAAGGACTTGATGGGTTGCATATGCGCCTTAGTGGAGCTGCTTCCTAGGAAAAAAACTCTAATCTGTAAATCTGTAGATGGAGTGCGTATGTATCATGAACAATAA
- the LOC123125258 gene encoding peroxidase 40, with protein sequence MERAIMALALLLATLAASAVASPVNKSCVTGSAGASVSIGYGGAGASAGAGVSLGADCPRAEEIVRAAVEQAVAADPRMAASLLRLHFHDCFVNGCDGSVLLDDKPFFVGEKTAGPNINSLRGFEVIDAIKAELEQECPETVSCADVLAIAARDSVVASGGPSWEVETGRKDSRTASLQAANSNLPAPTSGVATLVQKFTNVGLTAKDMVALSGAHTIGKARCTTFSARLTSVGESAKDTGFLQSLQQLCAGSAGSALAHLDLATPATFDNQYYINLLSGDGLLPSDQALAAPSGSGAEDVAALVADYAFDAALFFDDFAASMLRMGRLSPAGGRDAGEVRRNCRVVN encoded by the exons ATGGAGCGCGCCATCATGGCCCTGGCCTTGCTGCTTGCGACACTGGCCGCCTCCGCTGTGGCCAGCCCCGTCAACAAGTCCTGCGTCACCGGCAGCGCCGGCGCCTCCGTGAGCATCGGATACGGTGGAGCCGGCGCCAGTGCCGGCGCCGGCGTGTCCCTCGGCGCCGACTGCCCCCGTGCGGAGGAGATCGTCCGCGCGGCCGTCGAGcaggccgtcgccgccgacccccgcatggccgcctccctcctccgcctccacttccacgactgcttcgtcaaT GGTTGCGACGGCTCCGTGCTCCTGGACGACAAGCCGTTCTTCGTCGGCGAGAAGACAGCGGGGCCGAACATCAACTCGCTCAGGGGTTTCGAGGTCATCGACGCCATCAAGGCCGAGCTCGAGCAGGAGTGCCCGGAGaccgtctcctgcgccgacgtccTCGCCATCGCCGCCCGTGACTCCGTTGTCGCC TCTGGTGGACCCAGCTGGGAGGTGGAGACCGGCCGCAAGGACAGCCGCACGGCGAGCCTGCAGGCCGCCAACAGCAACCTCCCCGCGCCGACCTCCGGCGTCGCCACGCTCGTGCAGAAGTTCACCAACGTCGGCCTCACCGCAAAAgacatggtcgccctctccg GCGCGCACACCATCGGCAAGGCACGGTGCACGACGTTCAGCGCGCGGCTCACCAGCGTGGGCGAGTCGGCCAAGGACACGGGGTTCCTGCAGTCGCTGCAGCAGCTGTGCGCGGGGTCGGCGGGGTCGGCGCTGGCGCACCTGGACCTCGCCACGCCGGCCACCTTCGACAACCAGTACTACATCAACCTGCTCTCCGGCGACGGCCTGCTGCCGTCCGACCAGGCGCTGGCCGCGCCCTCCGGCTCCGGGGCGGAGGACGTCGCGGCGCTCGTGGCCGACTACGCCTTCGACGCGGCCCTCTTCTTCGACGACTTCGCGGCCTCCATGCTGCGGATGGGGAGGTTGTCACCGGCCGGCGgccgtgacgccggcgaggtccgccgTAACTGCCGCGTGGTGAACTAG